In one Streptomyces sp. NBC_01241 genomic region, the following are encoded:
- a CDS encoding AAA family ATPase has protein sequence MSEPSEWLIYRGAGEPHGGIEQLPPPPPWRDFAGRGAPDPGEQDGDGSADRRLGGYRHIAELHRPGAEELEMINAALYLRRPLLVTGSPGAGKSTLAHSVAHELGLGRVLRWPIVSRSELQDGLYHYDAIARLQDVQIAAHGAAAGATGAESAESVGSYIRLGPLGTALLPSDRPRVLLIDELDKSDIDLPNDLLNVLEEGEFGIPELERIADRLPGGEAEVLDDDGNKVKVRGGRVQCRAFPFVVLTSNGERDFPAPLMRRCIHLELGRPDHQRLATFVRAHLGDEAARSGDDLIAHFLERSRSELLATDQLLNAIYLTDAAAPAGRDRLADLLIQRLDRPR, from the coding sequence ATGAGTGAACCCAGCGAGTGGCTCATCTACCGAGGGGCCGGCGAGCCGCACGGAGGCATCGAGCAGTTGCCGCCCCCGCCGCCCTGGCGGGATTTCGCGGGCCGTGGCGCCCCGGACCCCGGTGAGCAGGACGGGGACGGCTCCGCCGACCGCCGTCTCGGCGGCTACCGGCACATCGCCGAACTCCACCGGCCGGGCGCCGAGGAGCTCGAAATGATCAATGCGGCGCTCTATCTGCGGCGTCCGCTGCTGGTCACCGGCAGCCCCGGCGCCGGGAAGAGCACGCTGGCGCACTCCGTCGCCCACGAGCTCGGGCTCGGCCGGGTCCTGCGCTGGCCGATCGTCAGCCGCTCGGAGCTCCAGGACGGCCTCTACCACTACGACGCGATCGCCCGCCTCCAGGACGTGCAGATCGCCGCGCACGGCGCGGCGGCAGGGGCGACGGGCGCCGAATCGGCGGAGAGCGTCGGCAGTTACATCCGGCTCGGGCCGCTCGGCACCGCGCTGCTGCCCTCGGACCGGCCGCGCGTCCTGCTCATCGACGAGCTCGACAAGAGCGACATCGATCTGCCGAACGACCTGCTCAATGTGCTGGAGGAGGGCGAGTTCGGCATTCCCGAGCTGGAGCGGATCGCCGACCGGCTGCCCGGCGGAGAGGCGGAGGTCCTCGACGACGACGGCAACAAGGTGAAGGTGCGGGGCGGCCGGGTGCAGTGCCGGGCCTTCCCGTTCGTGGTGCTCACCAGCAACGGCGAGCGGGACTTCCCCGCGCCCCTGATGCGCCGCTGCATCCACCTGGAGCTCGGACGCCCCGACCACCAGCGGCTCGCGACCTTCGTGCGCGCCCACCTCGGCGACGAGGCGGCGCGTTCCGGGGACGATCTCATCGCCCACTTCCTGGAACGTTCCCGGAGCGAACTCCTGGCCACCGACCAGTTGTTGAACGCGATCTACCTCACCGACGCCGCCGCTCCGGCCGGCCGCGACCGCCTGGCCGACCTGCTCATCCAGCGACTCGACCGGCCGAGGTGA
- a CDS encoding FxsB family cyclophane-forming radical SAM/SPASM peptide maturase encodes MQHGGAGVSPESTPHTPSRTSTGATGRLPVPFGQFIVKAHGRCNLACRYCYLYEGPDRTWRTRPAAAAQAVLDRTADRIAEHAAVHGLRDVSLVLHGGEPLLAGAARLAAFTDRARGLMPDGCTLHTTAQTNATLLTDARIATLARHGIRIGISLDGGLAAHNTQRTDHAGRPSWPAASRGARLLADRYPHAYAGILTVVDPLTDPVELYESLLTLRPPALDLLLPHGNWTNPPPGLPDMRTAGPGPDRPTPYGDWLVTVFDRWWPARRRETRVRLFEECIALLLGLPAATESLGLDPVNAIVVETDGTIEQVDSLKSAYDTAAATGLDIFRHTFDDALRHPGIAARQAGADALAAACRACPLLTVCGGGHYAHRYRAENGFTNPSVYCADLERLVRHIAGRLADATAGAHR; translated from the coding sequence ATGCAGCACGGGGGTGCCGGAGTGTCTCCAGAGTCGACGCCGCACACTCCCTCACGCACGAGTACCGGGGCGACCGGCCGACTCCCCGTCCCCTTCGGGCAGTTCATCGTCAAGGCGCACGGCCGCTGCAATCTCGCCTGCCGTTACTGCTACCTCTACGAGGGCCCCGACCGGACCTGGCGGACCCGCCCGGCCGCCGCCGCGCAGGCCGTCCTGGACCGCACCGCGGACCGGATCGCCGAACACGCGGCAGTCCATGGACTGCGGGACGTCTCCCTCGTCCTGCACGGCGGCGAACCCCTCCTCGCGGGCGCCGCCCGGCTGGCCGCCTTCACCGACCGGGCACGCGGCCTGATGCCCGACGGCTGCACCCTCCACACCACCGCGCAGACCAACGCCACCCTGCTCACCGACGCGCGTATCGCCACCCTCGCCCGGCACGGCATACGCATCGGCATCAGCCTCGACGGCGGTCTGGCCGCCCACAACACCCAGCGCACCGACCACGCCGGACGCCCCTCCTGGCCCGCCGCCTCACGCGGCGCCCGGCTCCTCGCCGACCGGTACCCGCACGCGTACGCGGGCATCCTCACCGTCGTCGACCCGCTGACCGACCCGGTCGAGCTGTACGAATCGCTGCTCACCCTGCGCCCGCCGGCCCTGGACCTGCTGCTGCCGCACGGCAACTGGACGAACCCCCCGCCGGGCCTGCCCGACATGCGCACGGCGGGGCCCGGACCGGACCGCCCGACCCCGTACGGCGACTGGCTCGTCACCGTCTTCGACCGCTGGTGGCCGGCCCGGCGTCGGGAGACCCGGGTGCGGCTCTTCGAGGAGTGCATCGCCCTGCTGCTGGGCCTCCCCGCCGCCACCGAATCCCTCGGCCTCGACCCCGTCAACGCGATCGTGGTCGAGACCGACGGAACGATCGAGCAGGTGGACTCCCTCAAGTCCGCCTACGACACGGCCGCCGCCACCGGGCTCGACATCTTCCGGCACACCTTCGACGACGCCCTGCGCCACCCCGGCATCGCCGCCCGCCAGGCAGGAGCCGACGCACTCGCCGCCGCCTGCCGCGCCTGCCCGCTGCTGACCGTCTGCGGCGGTGGCCACTACGCGCACCGCTACCGCGCAGAGAACGGCTTCACCAACCCGTCCGTCTACTGCGCCGATCTCGAACGGCTGGTGCGCCACATCGCGGGCCGGCTCGCCGACGCAACCGCAGGAGCACACCGATGA
- a CDS encoding aKG-HExxH-type peptide beta-hydroxylase → MSPPLPDHILRRLGRTEGDADTLHVLVRDQDTRRLLLLRALLDAAEAAPATVCPHRALDRLHQDWALLESAERADRAAVRTVLLHPLVGPWAQRCLRGLSGSGPSSELRADLDHLSALAAAAAIRAGVAFTTRLTAHDGFLPLPTLGALRTVPGPVDIAFSDGELTVRPGGVRAPLVVRTQRDGTADSADPRWLPVLVLPAVLPGAGPVPLDDVDPYRTDGGGLVRHGLSAATHIDDHERKAWIESWSGLAPLLRIGGEHRLTEAAVLLRCLVPLGPPPGSGPTGEGAAHCSGTRREAFGAVLSSKPSTPAYLASTLVHELHHTKLAALGALVPLHHEDATPRHFAPWRSDPRPFDGLLQGAYSHIALADYWQRFALGARRVTHRDLAWSEHARCREQVGAVLPVLAGSAALTREGRVFVDEMITLYHRLDDCPPPTGHLARAQAYVSTAKVIWQQRNGSRRQ, encoded by the coding sequence ATGAGCCCCCCACTTCCGGACCACATACTGCGCCGACTCGGCCGCACCGAGGGCGACGCCGACACCCTCCACGTACTCGTACGCGACCAGGACACCCGCCGGCTCCTCCTCCTGCGCGCCCTGCTCGACGCGGCCGAGGCCGCGCCCGCGACCGTCTGCCCGCACCGGGCGCTCGACCGGCTCCACCAGGACTGGGCACTGCTGGAATCGGCCGAACGCGCCGACCGGGCCGCCGTGCGCACCGTCCTGCTCCACCCCCTCGTGGGCCCCTGGGCCCAGCGCTGCCTGCGCGGCCTCTCCGGTTCCGGACCGAGCTCCGAACTCCGGGCGGACCTCGACCACTTGAGCGCCCTCGCCGCCGCCGCGGCGATCCGGGCAGGAGTGGCGTTCACGACCCGGCTCACCGCACACGACGGGTTCCTCCCGCTGCCCACTCTGGGCGCTCTGCGCACGGTCCCCGGACCGGTCGACATCGCTTTCTCGGACGGGGAACTGACGGTGCGTCCGGGCGGCGTCCGGGCGCCGCTCGTGGTGCGTACGCAGCGGGACGGGACGGCCGACTCGGCAGACCCGCGCTGGCTGCCCGTGCTCGTCCTGCCCGCCGTACTGCCCGGCGCCGGACCCGTACCCCTGGACGACGTCGATCCGTACCGCACCGACGGCGGCGGGCTCGTGCGTCACGGGCTGAGCGCCGCCACCCACATCGACGACCACGAACGCAAGGCCTGGATCGAGTCCTGGTCCGGGCTGGCGCCCCTGCTCCGCATCGGCGGCGAGCACCGCCTCACCGAAGCGGCCGTCCTCCTGCGCTGCCTGGTACCGCTCGGCCCGCCACCCGGCTCCGGACCCACGGGCGAGGGCGCGGCCCACTGCAGCGGCACCAGGCGCGAGGCGTTCGGCGCCGTCCTCAGCAGCAAACCGTCCACCCCCGCCTACCTCGCTTCCACCCTCGTCCACGAGCTCCACCACACCAAGCTGGCCGCGCTCGGCGCACTCGTGCCGCTGCACCACGAGGACGCGACACCACGCCACTTCGCCCCCTGGCGCTCCGACCCGAGGCCCTTCGACGGCCTCCTCCAGGGCGCGTACTCGCACATCGCGCTGGCCGACTACTGGCAGCGGTTCGCTCTCGGCGCGCGGCGCGTCACCCATCGCGACCTGGCCTGGTCCGAACACGCCCGCTGCCGCGAACAGGTCGGGGCCGTACTGCCGGTGCTGGCCGGATCGGCGGCGCTGACCCGAGAAGGCCGGGTCTTCGTCGACGAGATGATCACGCTCTACCACCGTCTGGACGATTGTCCGCCCCCCACGGGGCATCTCGCACGCGCGCAGGCGTACGTGTCCACCGCGAAGGTGATATGGCAGCAGAGGAACGGCTCGCGAAGGCAGTGA
- a CDS encoding SAV_2336 N-terminal domain-related protein has protein sequence MSRDVPRHGPDEEGGHDSVAGEVPVVAGAPVAGDAPPYGGGLLPAFVARLREAGLDPDVEQLCDALWLARWTRGPDAPDDGSGGAAPPLPADPAQEGRPGGRPVRPEAGGDVAPDPAPDGGDAVRQQELGDADRRIALYPVPRTGPPGRPRPDAAAGRGRSTGRGGRASALTLGVPAAPALPAPLELQRALRPLQRYRPAAPPLRRTLDETATAELSARAGGMIMPVFRGASRGEALLQCVMDASSSMLVWDRLFGELHQIFGQLGAFRDVQIRYLHQGPDGAAAVSRSPDPAAAPLNSADRLSDPTGRRVTVLVSDCAGPLWHSGRAHRLLHQLAGQAPAAVLQPLPQRMWNRTRLPVTYGSLSRGEGPGGAAALKVTEHAGSGPAVHPGALAIPVLPPVEGALAAWARLLSGTGAGQISGAVGWVRADQPAAAAQRPGDGLSSLQLVSRFRSAASPAAGQLAVYLAAAPLYLPVMQLVQRTMLPNSGPSELAEVLLSGLLTRSRSQGGSGAGEGVGQWYEFAPGVREALLGPLGRDEALLVLKHCSQYIEQRFGKGGPNFPALAFAQLGEGRYAPSRTTPTTDTLADGAPDEDIEEGGESGESGAIGEPRVPHPFAEVAVRVLERFMPLPEQFVVQAGRNGHRGPAQTPNAAVESARVLLRHFESDHMVQYLMDAVQLLRGATEREEQPDADPELWAEYSRCVLRLWEVQGDAELLREAEYAAERAAAHPGAVRERAVLAKVLHAAADDRRRRGDRRGALELLRRADREYTAACSDPGLVPAEALRLTLERVRALEAQWRLDGDTALLQAACGMLEAFADVWPDQENRPAALPLAHGRTLLKLSGATADAEQSRVYAGQAARSLRTAFEQGGGRHTMGTEVRILLDLVDALLGSGEEPDEAGALIEQALETVREQRLRASLQTRAARVRVARYAHTGNPDELVAAADWFARAARGVPRDSQAHADLLAEWGGTLLRRAQLPDGRPHIGAAVRVLRDCRTETAAGGRRQAERLLMLGRALMLRHRATEDRVDLREAEHLFGLAAQEATDPLTEAHCWLELGRSHLDAFRVLHRPARLDEAAEAFRGAAEAAGTAETELDSPQQVQQAVELGATANHWRGMTYERAGRPRAAREAYRAAVRQWSKLPDGGGSAGESTAERLAELER, from the coding sequence ATGTCCAGGGACGTGCCACGCCACGGACCGGACGAGGAAGGCGGCCACGACAGCGTCGCGGGCGAGGTCCCGGTCGTGGCGGGCGCACCGGTCGCGGGCGACGCGCCGCCGTACGGCGGGGGTCTGCTGCCCGCGTTCGTCGCCCGGTTACGGGAGGCCGGGCTCGACCCCGATGTCGAGCAGCTCTGTGACGCCCTGTGGCTGGCCCGTTGGACCCGTGGCCCCGACGCGCCGGACGACGGGAGCGGCGGGGCCGCGCCGCCGCTGCCCGCCGACCCGGCACAGGAGGGCCGTCCGGGCGGACGCCCCGTGCGGCCGGAGGCGGGGGGCGACGTAGCCCCGGACCCCGCACCTGACGGCGGCGACGCCGTGCGGCAGCAGGAGCTCGGGGACGCGGACCGGCGGATCGCCCTCTACCCCGTGCCCCGCACCGGACCGCCCGGCCGCCCCCGCCCGGACGCCGCGGCCGGGCGGGGGCGGAGCACCGGCCGGGGTGGCCGGGCGAGCGCCCTCACCCTGGGCGTGCCCGCTGCTCCCGCGCTGCCCGCACCGCTCGAACTCCAGCGGGCCCTGCGCCCGTTGCAGCGCTACCGCCCGGCCGCACCGCCACTGCGCCGCACCCTCGACGAGACGGCGACCGCCGAGCTCAGCGCCCGGGCCGGCGGGATGATCATGCCGGTGTTCCGGGGCGCGTCCCGGGGGGAGGCGCTCCTGCAGTGCGTCATGGACGCCTCGTCCTCGATGCTGGTGTGGGACCGGCTGTTCGGTGAACTCCATCAGATATTCGGCCAGTTGGGCGCCTTCCGGGATGTCCAGATCCGCTATCTGCACCAGGGGCCCGACGGCGCGGCGGCGGTGAGCCGCAGCCCCGATCCGGCCGCCGCGCCGCTGAACTCCGCGGACCGGCTGAGCGATCCGACCGGCCGGCGGGTCACCGTCCTGGTCAGCGACTGCGCCGGTCCGCTCTGGCACAGCGGCCGGGCCCACCGGCTGCTGCACCAGCTGGCCGGGCAGGCCCCGGCGGCCGTGCTCCAGCCCCTGCCGCAGCGGATGTGGAACCGGACCAGGCTGCCGGTCACCTACGGTTCGCTGTCCCGGGGCGAGGGGCCCGGCGGAGCCGCCGCACTGAAGGTCACAGAGCACGCCGGATCGGGGCCCGCCGTGCACCCGGGCGCGCTCGCGATACCCGTACTCCCGCCGGTGGAAGGCGCGTTGGCGGCCTGGGCGAGACTGCTCTCCGGCACCGGTGCCGGGCAGATCTCCGGCGCCGTCGGCTGGGTACGGGCCGATCAGCCGGCGGCGGCCGCGCAGCGACCGGGCGACGGACTGTCCTCGCTCCAGCTGGTCAGCCGGTTCCGTTCGGCGGCCTCCCCGGCGGCCGGACAGCTGGCCGTCTACCTCGCGGCGGCCCCGCTGTATCTGCCGGTGATGCAACTGGTGCAGCGCACGATGCTGCCGAACTCGGGACCGTCCGAACTCGCCGAGGTGCTGCTGAGCGGACTGCTGACCCGGAGCAGGAGCCAGGGCGGCAGCGGCGCCGGCGAGGGCGTCGGCCAGTGGTACGAGTTCGCGCCCGGCGTCCGCGAGGCGCTGCTCGGTCCGCTGGGCCGCGACGAGGCACTGCTCGTACTCAAACACTGCTCGCAGTACATCGAGCAGCGGTTCGGGAAGGGCGGGCCGAATTTCCCGGCCCTGGCCTTCGCCCAGCTCGGCGAGGGCCGGTACGCGCCGTCGCGGACCACCCCCACCACGGACACCCTGGCGGACGGCGCGCCCGACGAGGACATCGAAGAGGGGGGCGAGAGCGGGGAGAGCGGCGCGATCGGCGAGCCGCGCGTCCCCCACCCCTTCGCCGAGGTCGCGGTCCGCGTACTGGAGCGATTCATGCCCCTGCCCGAGCAGTTCGTCGTCCAGGCCGGCCGGAACGGACACCGCGGCCCCGCCCAGACACCGAACGCGGCGGTGGAGAGCGCCCGCGTCCTGCTGCGGCACTTCGAATCGGACCACATGGTGCAGTACCTGATGGATGCCGTGCAGCTGCTGCGGGGCGCCACCGAGCGCGAGGAGCAGCCGGACGCCGACCCCGAGCTGTGGGCGGAGTACTCGCGCTGCGTCCTGCGCCTGTGGGAGGTCCAGGGCGACGCCGAACTGCTCCGTGAGGCCGAGTACGCCGCCGAACGGGCCGCCGCACACCCCGGCGCGGTACGCGAACGGGCCGTACTGGCCAAGGTGTTGCACGCCGCGGCCGACGACCGTCGGCGCCGTGGCGACCGGCGCGGCGCACTGGAACTGCTGCGCCGCGCCGACCGCGAGTACACGGCGGCCTGCTCGGATCCGGGCCTGGTACCCGCCGAGGCCCTCCGGCTCACCCTGGAGCGGGTCCGGGCCCTGGAGGCACAGTGGCGGCTCGACGGCGACACGGCCCTGCTGCAGGCCGCGTGCGGCATGCTGGAGGCATTCGCCGACGTCTGGCCCGACCAGGAGAACCGCCCCGCCGCCCTGCCGCTGGCGCACGGCCGTACGCTCCTGAAACTGTCCGGGGCCACCGCCGACGCCGAACAGTCCCGCGTCTACGCCGGTCAGGCCGCGCGCTCCTTGCGCACCGCGTTCGAACAGGGCGGCGGCCGGCACACCATGGGCACCGAGGTGCGCATCCTGCTGGACCTGGTGGACGCCCTGCTCGGTTCCGGCGAGGAGCCGGACGAGGCGGGCGCCCTGATCGAACAGGCACTGGAGACCGTACGGGAACAGCGGCTGCGCGCCTCGCTGCAGACCCGGGCCGCCCGGGTCCGTGTCGCCCGCTACGCGCACACCGGAAATCCGGACGAGCTGGTGGCGGCGGCCGACTGGTTCGCCCGCGCCGCGCGCGGCGTCCCGCGCGACTCGCAGGCCCACGCCGATCTGCTCGCCGAGTGGGGCGGCACCCTGCTGCGCCGCGCCCAACTTCCCGACGGGCGCCCGCACATCGGTGCCGCGGTACGGGTGCTGCGCGACTGCCGTACGGAGACGGCGGCGGGCGGCAGGCGCCAGGCCGAGCGGCTGCTGATGCTGGGCCGGGCGCTGATGCTGCGGCACCGGGCCACCGAGGACCGGGTCGACCTGCGGGAGGCCGAGCATCTCTTCGGTCTCGCGGCCCAGGAGGCGACCGACCCGCTGACCGAGGCGCACTGCTGGCTGGAACTGGGCCGGTCCCACCTCGACGCCTTCCGGGTGCTGCACCGTCCGGCCCGGCTCGACGAGGCGGCCGAGGCGTTCCGGGGCGCAGCCGAGGCGGCCGGGACGGCGGAGACGGAGCTGGACAGTCCGCAACAGGTCCAGCAGGCCGTCGAGTTGGGTGCTACAGCCAACCACTGGCGGGGTATGACATACGAGAGGGCGGGCCGCCCCCGGGCCGCACGCGAGGCGTACCGGGCGGCCGTCCGGCAATGGAGCAAGCTGCCGGACGGCGGCGGCTCGGCGGGCGAATCGACCGCCGAACGGCTGGCGGAGCTGGAGCGCTGA
- the fxsA gene encoding FxSxx-COOH cyclophane-containing RiPP peptide — protein sequence MSESIRDGGPDALPDLLGLDLEALRTLEHPVLAEVVADLRGRAEQPREMLWGFTNAF from the coding sequence ATGAGCGAGTCGATACGCGACGGCGGGCCGGATGCGCTGCCGGACCTCCTGGGGCTGGATCTGGAGGCACTGCGGACACTGGAGCACCCGGTGCTCGCCGAAGTGGTCGCGGATCTGCGCGGACGGGCCGAGCAGCCGCGGGAGATGCTGTGGGGATTCACCAACGCCTTCTGA